The window GGATGCGGCAACGGTCGATCAAGTCCGCGCAGAGTTCTTCAAACTTGGCACGAGTTAACACCAAATCCAGGTGCTTCGGGCCATCTTGGGTTGCCGTGATGAAGGGTAGGTTGATTTCAGCTTGGGTAACGCTGGAAAGTTCGATTTTCGCTTTTTCAGCCGCTTCGGTTAAGCGTTGCAGCGCTTGCTTGTCTTTACGTAGGTCAATGCCTTCGTCTTTCTGGAAAGTTGCAGCGAGGTAATCAACGATTTTCTTGTCGAAGTCGTCACCCCCTAGGTGAGTATCACCAGAGGTCGCTAATACTTCAAACACACCGTCGCCAACTTCAAGGATAGATACGTCGAAGGTACCACCACCAAGGTCAAACACCAGAATGGTTTCTTGAGTCTTCTTGTCTAAACCGTAGGCGAGAGACGCGGCAGTCGGTTCGTTGATAATCCGCAGCACTTCAACACCAGCGATTTTACCCGCATCTTTGGTGGCTTGGCGCTGAGAGTCGTTGAAGTAAGCCGGAACAGTAACAACGGCTTGGGTCACCGTTTCACCCAGGTATTTGCTGGCGTCCTCAACTAGCTTACGCAGCACTTGAGCCGAAATCTCTTCGGGCGCAAATTGCTTGCCTTGAGCAGGACTATCAATTTTGACGTTACCGTTGACGTTGAGGGTTTTGTAAGAAACTTCGGTTGCCTCATGGGTGACTTCGCTATGTTTGCGCCCGATGAAGCGTTTGACAGAGTAAAAAGTATTTTCGGGGTTCATCACCGCCTGACGCTTGGCGATTTGACCGACTAGGCGATCGCCATTTTTGGCATAGGCTACAACCGACGGTGTCGTCCTAAACCCCTCTGCGTTAGCAATAACGGTCGGTTTACCACCTTCCATTACGGCGACGCAGGAGTTCGTTGTACCTAAGTCAATTCCAACAACTTTTGCCATAAGAGTGTTCCAGTTTCGTTTAACTACAAATAAGGATTGGGCAGGGGAGCATCAAAATTGAACCGTTTAAGAATTCAACCCGCAGTTGTTTCCCATTTCAATACCATTGGCTCTGCTACCATTCTCTATACTGAGCACTTTCCACCTGTCTCATGAAGGGGGGGTTCCCGAACCTGAGATGGGACGGTTCTGAAAAGGTGATGGCTTTTGCCACTTCTTTCAGAAATGAATGGCTATCGGTAACTTTTTATGACCAATCGCTTTCACTGTGTCTAATGTATGAAAGTTAGGGGCATCAGGGATTGGGGTGAACCGTAATTAATCAGTTGTGTTTGCCGCCTTGAGCGAGTTTTACCTTCCCTTCACTGTGTTTTGATCAACAATGAAGTTATCCCTTGATTAAGAACATTTGTACTGAATCGGATGGAAAGGGATGCGATCGCCAAAATTTAAAGCCTCAAGAATGGCTGGCTGCTACTGAGTAGAATAAAAAAGCTAAATTGCTGCAATATCACTTCTATGGTTTCCCTATCTCCTAGCTTGAAAGCCCAACTCTCCACGCCGCTGAAGATAGGTTCTGTGGAAGTGAACAGCCGAGTTTTACAATCACCCCTCTCTGGTGTCACAGATTTGGTGTTTCGCCGTCTGGTGCGACGCTATGCCCCAGAGTCGATGATGTATACAGAGATGGTTCATGCATCCGGACTGCGCTACGCTAAAGCTCTGCCTAAAATAATGGAGGTAGACCCCAACGAACGACCCATCAGTATTCAACTGTTTGACTGCCGTCCAGATTTTTTAGCGGAAGCCGCACAGAAGGCAGTGGAGGAAGGGGCGGATACGGTGGATATTAATATGGGTTGCCCGGTTAATAAAATAACGAAAAACGGTGGCGGTTCCTCTCTATTGCGGCAACCGGAAACCGCTGAGGCGATTGTGCGGGCTGTAGTCCAAGCGGTTTGTGTCCCCGTTACCGTAAAAACCCGCATTGGTTGGAGTGATGGGGAGATTAATATCCTAGAATTTGCCAAACGGATGGAAGATGCTGGGGCGCAGATGATCACCATTCATGGACGGACTCGCGCCCAAGGATACAATGGGAATGCCCAATGGGAATGGATTGGACGAGTGAAGGAGATTCTCTCGATCCCGGTGATTGCCAATGGAGATATCTTCTGTGTCGAGGCAGCCGTCAATTGCTTAAAACAAACGGGTGCGGATGGGGTGATGTGCTCGCGAGGGACACTCGGCTATCCCTTCTTAGTCGGAGAAATTGATTACTTCCTGAAAACCGGACAATTATTGACGCCCCCGACACCAGAAGAACGCCTAGAATGTGCGCGAGAACATCTGGAAGCCTTGTGGCAGTATAAAGGCGATCGCGGCATTCGTCAGTCCAGAAAACACATGACTTGGTATACTAAAGGTTTTCCTGGGGCAGCTGAATTGCGAGGGCAGTTGGCTGTGATTGAAACCGTTGAGCAGGGTGTTGAATTAATTGAGCAGGCAATAGCCGCCTTACCATAAGCTTGCTCTGTTCACAATTTAAAACAGCTATCTAGGCTAATCAAAAGATGAGCTGTAAATCGGCGAAAGCCGAAATGATCAACTCGGTTAGCCTTAGGATATGTCTAGAGGCATCCGAGTCCTTAGATCAACTGGCTAGTTAACAAGTTGATGTGCTAGGGTAGTTAGCGAGAATTATGTTCGGTGGCAGTTTTTGTGTTGGGTATTTACAGGCTTCTCTCCGGATCTAAATCTCTGCGTTATTTGATTCTGGAGACTTTTTATGTCAATCTATGTAGGTAACCTTTCCTACCAGGTTACATCAGAAGATCTGAGTAGCGTTTTTGCGGAATACGGAACTGTAAAACGTGTTCAAATTCCAACAGACCGTGAAACAGGTCGCTCTCGCGGGTTTGGTTTTGTGGAGATGGAAACAGAAGCTGAGGAAGATGCAGCGATTCAAGAGCTTGATGGTGCGGAATGGATGGGTCGTAGTTTAAAAGTAAACAAGGCAAAGCCTCGCGAAGATCAAAAACGCAGTGGTAGTTACTCACGCCGCTATTAAGGTAAGCGTTGCTCTCCAGACACCAACTCTTTAGTTTTAGTTAATTGACATTTAGTCACCTGATGCAACTCAACACTCAGAAGTTGCTCTCCCTTTACTCCAGTAGTGTGAGGTGATCAACGTGCGGTGAGCATATATTCGATAGCGCTGCTTTGACGCTAATTTATAAACAAAGCAGTGCATCCAACTGCTTGTTATCACCCAGTTTGTTAGAAATTTACATGGATGATAGACATCATTCATACTAAATTATTTGTTCACGCTCAGGAGAAGATAGCATGACCCAAGTGGTTGTCGGTGAAAATGAAGGACTTGAGTCTGCACTGCGGCGCTTCAAGCGTCAAGTGTCAAAGGCTGGAATATTTGCAGATATGAAGCGTTTACGTCACTTTGAGACCCCCATCGAAAAGAAAAAGCGGAAAGCTGTTGCCAGAAGGCGCAAGCGGCGGATGAACTAATTTGTCCCACTATCGATGTTTGCTCTAATACGATAACTCTGTAGAGGCGTGAGTGACGCCTTTACAGCTTTGTTTTATTCAAGATTAAAGAGCGATCTAAACAGTAAACAGCAGGGTACGTTAGAACGCACCCTAATCCTGATTCAGAATCATGATTTACAATTACAATAACCCGACAAAATGCAAAGGTCCCTGACCACTAATTAATTCCAACACTAAAGCCAGAAAACCAATCATCGCAAGACGACCATTCCACACTTCTGCGGCTGTGGTCATTCCCCACTCCCAACGTTCTTGGGGATACATCTTGACTTTCTTCGTGGGACGGATGACTTCAGAAAACTGGCGACTAGGGGCGTCAAGTGAGTCAACCACCAAAGTTGCCAAGGACTCGATAAACATCGGATGGGTATTGAGGGCGGGTACACGATGGAAGCTACCAATACCCGCTTCTTCTGCAAGGTGTCGATACTCCATATCAACCTCTTGT of the Allocoleopsis franciscana PCC 7113 genome contains:
- the rpsU gene encoding 30S ribosomal protein S21, producing MTQVVVGENEGLESALRRFKRQVSKAGIFADMKRLRHFETPIEKKKRKAVARRRKRRMN
- the dusB gene encoding tRNA dihydrouridine synthase DusB; translated protein: MVSLSPSLKAQLSTPLKIGSVEVNSRVLQSPLSGVTDLVFRRLVRRYAPESMMYTEMVHASGLRYAKALPKIMEVDPNERPISIQLFDCRPDFLAEAAQKAVEEGADTVDINMGCPVNKITKNGGGSSLLRQPETAEAIVRAVVQAVCVPVTVKTRIGWSDGEINILEFAKRMEDAGAQMITIHGRTRAQGYNGNAQWEWIGRVKEILSIPVIANGDIFCVEAAVNCLKQTGADGVMCSRGTLGYPFLVGEIDYFLKTGQLLTPPTPEERLECAREHLEALWQYKGDRGIRQSRKHMTWYTKGFPGAAELRGQLAVIETVEQGVELIEQAIAALP
- a CDS encoding RNA recognition motif domain-containing protein yields the protein MSIYVGNLSYQVTSEDLSSVFAEYGTVKRVQIPTDRETGRSRGFGFVEMETEAEEDAAIQELDGAEWMGRSLKVNKAKPREDQKRSGSYSRRY